From Streptomyces sp. NBC_00683, one genomic window encodes:
- a CDS encoding sulfatase-like hydrolase/transferase produces the protein MSVSAPHGDVPTPAGGAPAPPAGAGPQVIVVLTDQQRWDTTGAHGNRAGVTPEFDRIAREGTLFEQAITPNPVCAPARSSLQTGRYPTSTGVFRNGLPLPQDIPTLAGAFAGAGYATGYIGKWHLAGEDGPDGPVPPGRRGGYETWLASDRLEFTSDAYRTVVHDEAGEPVRLPGYRSDALIDAAIRFVADHHDRPYLLFLSLLEPHHQNPTDDYPAPAGYRERYEGAWLPPDLAALAPGAPQGGAHRHLAGYLGQIKRVDEGVGRLRDALRSLGTEENTVLAWTADHGSHFRTRNSEYKRSAHEASVRVPLALTGPGFTGGGLVREPVGTVDLMPTLLAVAGIDVPDGVQGRSLLPLTGGGSDPGRTGSAFVQISEDRVGRAVRTSRWKYAVEAPGADAWNEPDADRYTETELYDLAADPYELDNLAGLDSHRAVADELRQELLVWLARIEDAEPEIRRAARRPAGQRRAESFPEEVPWEGVRFGHSPGR, from the coding sequence GTGAGCGTGTCCGCCCCGCACGGCGACGTACCCACCCCGGCGGGCGGTGCCCCGGCGCCGCCCGCCGGGGCAGGACCGCAGGTGATCGTGGTCCTCACCGACCAGCAGCGCTGGGACACGACCGGTGCCCACGGCAACCGGGCGGGGGTGACTCCCGAATTCGACCGGATCGCCCGCGAGGGCACGCTGTTCGAGCAGGCGATCACGCCCAACCCGGTCTGCGCCCCGGCCCGTTCGTCCCTGCAGACCGGCCGCTACCCGACCTCGACGGGCGTGTTCCGCAACGGACTCCCGCTCCCGCAGGACATCCCCACGCTCGCCGGGGCATTCGCCGGGGCCGGGTACGCGACCGGCTACATCGGCAAGTGGCATCTGGCGGGCGAGGACGGCCCCGACGGTCCGGTGCCGCCCGGTCGCCGGGGCGGTTACGAGACGTGGCTGGCCTCGGACCGCCTCGAATTCACGTCGGACGCGTACCGCACGGTGGTCCACGACGAGGCCGGTGAACCCGTCCGGCTCCCCGGCTACCGCTCCGACGCCCTGATCGACGCGGCGATACGGTTCGTCGCCGACCACCACGACCGCCCGTACCTGCTCTTCCTCTCCCTCCTGGAGCCGCACCACCAGAACCCCACCGACGACTACCCCGCCCCCGCCGGCTACCGCGAGCGCTACGAGGGCGCCTGGCTGCCGCCGGACCTGGCCGCGCTCGCGCCGGGCGCTCCGCAGGGCGGCGCGCACCGGCATCTGGCCGGGTACCTGGGGCAGATCAAGCGGGTCGACGAGGGGGTGGGGCGGCTGCGCGACGCGCTGCGGAGCCTCGGGACCGAGGAGAACACCGTGCTGGCGTGGACGGCGGACCACGGTTCCCACTTCCGTACCCGCAACAGCGAGTACAAGCGCTCCGCCCACGAGGCGTCCGTCCGCGTACCGCTCGCGCTCACGGGTCCCGGCTTCACCGGCGGCGGACTAGTACGGGAGCCGGTCGGCACGGTGGACCTGATGCCCACTCTGCTGGCGGTCGCGGGCATCGACGTACCGGACGGTGTGCAGGGCCGCTCCCTGCTGCCGCTGACCGGCGGTGGCAGCGATCCCGGCCGGACGGGCTCCGCCTTCGTGCAGATCAGCGAGGACCGGGTGGGCCGCGCCGTACGCACCTCCCGGTGGAAGTACGCCGTGGAGGCACCGGGTGCGGACGCCTGGAACGAGCCGGACGCGGACCGCTATACGGAAACCGAGCTGTACGACCTGGCGGCCGACCCCTACGAGCTGGACAATCTGGCCGGTCTCGACTCCCACCGGGCCGTGGCCGACGAGCTGCGTCAGGAGCTGCTGGTGTGGCTCGCGCGGATCGAGGACGCCGAGCCCGAGATCCGTCGGGCCGCCCGGCGCCCGGCGGGCCAGCGCCGCGCGGAGTCGTTCCCGGAGGAAGTGCCGTGGGAGGGAGTGCGGTTCGGCCACAGTCCCGGACGGTGA
- a CDS encoding TauD/TfdA dioxygenase family protein, which produces MSSATTAPASTVTVQKIGGRLGAVISGVRLGGDLDPATVAAVRAALLANKVVFFRGQDHLDEDSHEAFGQLLGTPVAHPTVPSADGRYSLGIDSDHGGRANQWHTDVTFVPAYPAFSILRAVVIPPYGGNTLWSNTAAAYAELPEPLRVLADSLRAVHSNDYDYAALRPNALPEALAQYREVFTSTKFLTEHPVVRVHPETGERVLLLGNFVQRISGLTGRDSRALLDLFQSHIERPENTVRWQWQTGDVAIWDNRATQHYGVDDSDAHERKLRRVTIDGDIPVGVDGRSSTLISPEEVPDPAFGIASGASESSVAQKAGA; this is translated from the coding sequence ATGTCCTCGGCAACCACCGCCCCTGCCTCCACCGTCACCGTCCAGAAGATCGGCGGCCGTCTCGGCGCCGTCATCTCCGGAGTGCGCCTCGGCGGCGACCTCGATCCCGCGACCGTCGCAGCGGTCCGGGCCGCCCTGCTGGCCAACAAGGTCGTCTTCTTCCGCGGCCAGGACCACCTGGACGAGGACAGCCACGAGGCGTTCGGCCAACTGCTCGGCACCCCGGTCGCCCACCCCACCGTTCCCTCCGCCGACGGCCGCTACTCGCTCGGCATCGACTCCGACCACGGTGGCCGGGCGAACCAGTGGCACACCGACGTCACGTTCGTACCCGCCTACCCGGCGTTCTCGATCCTGCGCGCCGTCGTCATCCCCCCGTACGGCGGCAACACCCTGTGGTCCAACACCGCAGCCGCCTATGCCGAGTTGCCCGAGCCCCTGCGCGTGCTCGCCGACAGTCTGCGCGCGGTCCACTCCAACGACTACGACTACGCGGCCCTGCGCCCCAACGCCCTGCCCGAGGCACTCGCGCAGTACCGCGAGGTGTTCACGTCCACCAAGTTCCTCACCGAGCACCCGGTCGTGCGCGTCCACCCCGAGACCGGCGAGCGCGTGCTGCTCCTCGGCAACTTCGTCCAGCGCATCAGCGGTCTGACCGGACGGGACTCCCGCGCCCTGCTCGACCTGTTCCAGTCGCACATCGAGCGCCCGGAGAACACCGTGCGCTGGCAGTGGCAGACCGGTGACGTCGCCATCTGGGACAACCGGGCCACGCAGCACTACGGCGTGGACGACTCCGACGCCCACGAGCGCAAGCTCCGCCGCGTCACCATCGACGGCGACATCCCGGTCGGTGTCGACGGCCGCTCCTCCACCCTGATCAGCCCCGAGGAGGTGCCCGACCCCGCCTTCGGCATCGCCTCCGGCGCCTCGGAGTCCTCGGTGGCGCAGAAGGCCGGCGCGTGA
- a CDS encoding ROK family transcriptional regulator, whose product MTAAPHVARTTGDGRREANAATVLRTVLDHGPVARRTIAELSGLSPAAVSRQCTDLVRLGLVRELPELVESSGVGRPQIPVDLHTGAAEGPVAGGVHIGVPGSTFGLLDLRGRLLARGALPHDGIAPGDLSHRILGALRTFLADANPGRRLLGVGAALGGWVDPGLGTAVRHDALGWHQRPLAAELARGLGGLEVRIDNHARAIAQSEILFGRPAARRSLVHLFVGNVVDAALGIAGVVHQGPGSGAGDVAHLPVPDSTAVCPCGRSGCLEATASNTAVGLTAVRRGIVPDPDAFLVVDAAAAGDRRADRLLRERARAVGRATALLLDVLNPDLVVVTEHSSLLNPDYLEEIRGAAIDLSHVCRDPERIVSPHAGMAVLPVAAGTILLNPLFKSPLAAFGG is encoded by the coding sequence ATGACAGCCGCCCCTCACGTCGCCCGGACGACCGGCGACGGCCGTCGCGAGGCCAATGCCGCCACGGTCCTGCGCACCGTGCTCGATCACGGGCCCGTTGCCCGCAGGACCATTGCCGAACTCTCCGGTCTCAGCCCCGCAGCCGTGTCACGTCAGTGCACCGACCTGGTCCGCCTCGGCCTGGTCAGGGAGCTTCCCGAACTCGTCGAGAGCAGCGGCGTGGGCAGACCGCAGATCCCGGTCGACCTGCACACCGGGGCGGCCGAAGGGCCGGTGGCCGGTGGTGTCCACATCGGCGTTCCCGGATCGACGTTCGGCCTGCTGGATCTGCGCGGCCGGCTGCTGGCCCGCGGTGCGCTCCCGCACGACGGCATCGCCCCCGGGGATCTGTCGCACCGGATCCTCGGCGCGCTGCGCACGTTTCTCGCCGATGCCAACCCGGGCCGTCGTCTGCTGGGGGTCGGCGCCGCCCTCGGCGGCTGGGTGGATCCCGGCCTGGGGACGGCCGTTCGGCACGACGCGCTGGGCTGGCACCAGCGCCCGCTCGCGGCCGAACTGGCCCGTGGGCTGGGCGGACTGGAGGTACGGATCGACAACCACGCCCGGGCCATCGCGCAGTCCGAGATCCTCTTCGGCCGGCCCGCGGCGCGCCGCAGCCTGGTCCATCTCTTCGTCGGCAATGTGGTCGACGCCGCCCTGGGTATCGCCGGGGTCGTCCACCAGGGCCCGGGGTCCGGCGCGGGGGACGTGGCGCACCTGCCCGTACCGGATTCCACAGCCGTCTGCCCCTGCGGGCGGTCCGGCTGCCTGGAGGCGACGGCCTCCAACACGGCCGTCGGACTGACCGCCGTGCGGCGCGGGATCGTGCCCGACCCCGACGCGTTCCTCGTGGTGGATGCGGCCGCGGCGGGGGACCGGCGCGCGGACCGGCTGCTGCGCGAGCGGGCCCGGGCGGTCGGTCGCGCGACGGCCCTGCTGCTCGACGTCCTCAACCCCGACCTGGTCGTGGTCACCGAGCACTCCAGCCTGCTCAACCCCGACTACCTCGAGGAGATACGGGGAGCGGCGATCGACCTGTCCCACGTCTGCCGGGATCCCGAACGGATCGTCAGTCCGCATGCCGGGATGGCAGTCCTTCCTGTCGCGGCGGGCACCATCTTGCTGAACCCGCTGTTCAAGAGCCCTTTGGCGGCCTTCGGCGGGTAG
- a CDS encoding putative leader peptide, which produces MRLTSRRHVDLCRQASAVCAVQN; this is translated from the coding sequence ATGCGCCTCACCTCCCGCAGGCACGTCGACCTCTGTCGACAGGCCAGCGCGGTCTGTGCCGTCCAGAACTGA
- a CDS encoding ABC transporter substrate-binding protein, with product MTELYPSTPTGPSRRSTLRAAGGGTLLLGLGLAGCRSAVSEASSAPQGAGAAPKRGGVLNVAVNSDFTPALLFAQSYQSLQHRLIYNTLTRYDDRLSPQPELAASWNYAKDGRSITLRLRDDVTFHNGRTFTADDVIFAVKNLQNPVRAAQLRSTAATITGFEKRGDHELVLTLAHPVNNLFDLFEFMIITDPETVEDAVTGRNFIGTGPFKLKKWSPGSGLSLTRNDHYWQPDRPYLDGVELRVIPQADALISSLRSAQSQLSFDVPGKSLGVVKSDPRLNITDYDTGSGASYLGVNTTVAPLDDRTVRQALAWAVDRDRLLAQTLGGYGLASAAPWPKSSPAFSEAHRTHYSHNPGKARELLKSAGVSKLELPLLHIALPTDTAIAESLQYDLKQVGVHVTLQPTDAATAQKKLISQDMPALWSLGHGFAQVQPSTLAVSAYPFNEAKNTSKYRSAAYTEVVQEAWTEPESSPAAANALHEKISGILLDEAFLIDLVLRGRVQVAADRLHGVTLNKFSYLNLDHAYLA from the coding sequence ATGACCGAGCTGTACCCCTCCACGCCCACCGGACCGTCCCGGCGCTCCACGCTGCGCGCCGCCGGCGGCGGCACCCTGCTTCTCGGACTGGGCCTGGCGGGCTGCCGCTCGGCGGTCTCCGAGGCCTCGTCCGCTCCGCAGGGAGCCGGTGCCGCCCCCAAGCGCGGCGGCGTGCTCAACGTCGCCGTCAACAGCGACTTCACGCCCGCCCTGCTGTTCGCCCAGAGCTATCAGTCCCTTCAGCACCGGCTCATCTACAACACGCTGACCCGCTACGACGACCGGCTGAGCCCGCAGCCGGAGCTCGCAGCCTCCTGGAACTACGCCAAGGACGGGCGCAGCATCACCCTCCGGCTGCGCGACGACGTCACCTTCCACAACGGCCGCACGTTCACCGCGGACGACGTCATCTTCGCCGTGAAGAACCTTCAGAACCCCGTACGCGCAGCCCAGTTGCGCAGCACGGCCGCCACGATCACCGGATTCGAGAAGCGTGGTGACCACGAGCTGGTGCTCACGCTGGCGCATCCGGTGAACAACCTCTTCGACCTGTTCGAGTTCATGATCATCACTGATCCGGAGACGGTGGAGGACGCCGTCACCGGAAGGAACTTCATCGGTACCGGTCCGTTCAAGCTGAAGAAGTGGAGCCCCGGCTCCGGTCTGAGCCTGACCAGGAACGACCACTACTGGCAGCCCGACCGCCCTTACCTCGACGGTGTCGAGCTGCGGGTCATACCCCAGGCCGACGCGCTGATCTCGTCCCTGCGCTCGGCCCAGTCCCAGCTCTCCTTCGACGTGCCCGGCAAGAGCCTCGGCGTCGTGAAGAGTGACCCGCGCCTGAACATCACCGACTACGACACCGGTTCCGGCGCCTCCTACCTCGGCGTCAACACCACGGTCGCCCCGCTGGACGACCGGACCGTCCGCCAGGCCCTCGCCTGGGCCGTCGACCGCGACCGGCTGCTCGCACAGACACTCGGCGGCTACGGCCTCGCCTCCGCCGCCCCGTGGCCCAAATCCTCGCCCGCCTTCTCCGAGGCACACCGCACCCACTACTCCCACAACCCCGGCAAGGCCCGCGAGCTGCTGAAGTCCGCCGGGGTCAGCAAGCTCGAACTGCCGCTGCTGCACATCGCGTTGCCCACGGACACCGCGATCGCCGAATCCCTCCAGTACGACCTCAAGCAGGTGGGCGTCCACGTCACGCTCCAGCCCACCGACGCGGCGACCGCGCAGAAGAAGCTCATCTCGCAGGACATGCCGGCCCTGTGGTCCCTGGGGCACGGCTTCGCGCAGGTCCAGCCCTCCACCCTCGCCGTGAGCGCCTACCCCTTCAACGAGGCGAAGAACACCTCCAAATACCGCTCCGCCGCGTACACCGAGGTCGTGCAGGAGGCCTGGACCGAGCCGGAGTCGAGCCCCGCGGCGGCCAACGCCCTGCACGAGAAGATCTCCGGCATCCTGCTCGACGAGGCATTCCTCATCGACCTCGTCCTCCGCGGACGGGTCCAGGTCGCCGCCGACCGCCTGCACGGCGTCACGCTGAACAAGTTCTCGTATCTCAACCTCGACCACGCCTACCTGGCCTGA
- a CDS encoding ABC transporter permease — translation MRSYLLRRLPSALLVLLAASFLIFTILRLVPGDPATTLAGPDADAATVAAIRDRLGLDAPLLSQYVQWIGSLLTGDLGPSYAIGGRTADLIGNGLGATTELALAALLFVVVIGTAFGVLGATSRSRGIRTAIRVTTTAALAVPPFVSGVLLVMLFAVILGVLPPGGRIAFLTAPDLAAQYLLLPALCLALPSAAVLGRYLKDGIERALAEDYIRTATAAGVAPRRLLWRHALPNALPPVVTLLGMQVGHLLGGAVLVEAIFAWPGLGQLAEQGLIRRDYPVVQDLLLLLVAVFVLVQLLTDLVYAWLDPRIRWE, via the coding sequence ATGCGCAGCTACCTGCTCCGACGGCTGCCCTCGGCCCTTCTCGTGCTGCTCGCCGCCTCGTTCCTGATCTTCACGATCCTGCGCCTCGTCCCCGGCGACCCGGCCACGACCCTCGCCGGCCCGGACGCGGACGCGGCGACCGTAGCCGCGATCAGGGACCGGCTCGGCCTCGACGCACCCCTGCTCTCCCAGTACGTCCAATGGATCGGGTCCCTGCTGACGGGTGACCTCGGTCCCAGTTACGCGATCGGTGGCCGGACGGCCGACCTGATCGGCAACGGGCTCGGCGCCACCACTGAACTCGCCCTGGCCGCACTGCTGTTCGTGGTCGTGATCGGTACGGCCTTCGGCGTACTCGGGGCCACCTCCCGCAGCCGCGGGATCCGGACCGCGATCCGGGTGACCACGACCGCGGCGCTGGCCGTGCCGCCCTTCGTCAGCGGTGTCCTCCTCGTGATGCTGTTCGCGGTCATCCTGGGAGTGCTCCCTCCCGGCGGCCGGATCGCCTTCCTGACCGCGCCCGACCTCGCCGCGCAGTACCTGCTGCTTCCCGCGCTCTGCCTGGCACTTCCCAGCGCGGCAGTCCTCGGCCGCTACCTGAAGGACGGGATCGAGCGCGCACTGGCAGAGGACTACATCCGCACGGCCACGGCGGCCGGGGTGGCACCGCGCCGGCTGCTGTGGCGCCACGCCCTGCCGAACGCCCTCCCGCCCGTCGTCACCCTGCTCGGCATGCAGGTGGGGCATCTGCTCGGCGGAGCCGTCCTCGTCGAGGCGATCTTCGCCTGGCCAGGCCTCGGGCAGCTCGCCGAACAGGGCCTCATCCGGCGCGACTACCCGGTCGTCCAGGATCTCCTGCTGCTCCTGGTCGCCGTCTTCGTCCTCGTCCAGCTGCTCACGGACCTCGTGTACGCCTGGCTCGACCCCCGGATCAGGTGGGAGTAA
- a CDS encoding ABC transporter permease: MTPTAELLTAGPPPTAPKARSRNRHPYRSALATARARTGLVLVGVVVLAGLLAPVLAGHGPTDQSGQSLAALGSPGHPLGTDDLGRDLLSRLLHGIRADLGIISIAVPVGAALGCLFGLLAAAHPVVDTVVQRVFDLLLAFPGLILALAVTAILGPGRLPVVLVIALAEIPVFGRLLRGGILVQREREYVTAARVGGSSGPRVLVRHILPNAADPLIVQIAVSLTVAVFIEGAMSFLGVGVRPPEPTLGAVLSQSMPYLAQAPHFAAGPLITVTALVLGLSLIAEALNREIRR, translated from the coding sequence ATGACCCCGACCGCCGAACTCCTCACCGCCGGCCCGCCACCGACCGCCCCGAAGGCGCGGAGCCGGAACCGCCACCCCTACCGCAGCGCCCTGGCCACCGCACGTGCCCGTACCGGGCTCGTCCTCGTCGGCGTGGTGGTTCTCGCCGGGCTGCTCGCGCCGGTACTCGCCGGGCACGGGCCGACCGACCAGAGCGGCCAGAGCCTCGCCGCTCTCGGCTCCCCAGGACATCCGCTCGGCACCGACGACCTCGGCCGGGACCTGCTCAGCCGACTCCTCCACGGCATCCGCGCCGACCTCGGCATCATCTCGATCGCGGTCCCCGTCGGCGCGGCACTCGGCTGCCTGTTCGGCCTCCTCGCCGCCGCACACCCCGTCGTCGATACCGTCGTCCAGCGGGTCTTCGACCTGCTGCTCGCCTTCCCCGGCCTGATTCTGGCGCTCGCCGTCACCGCGATCCTCGGCCCCGGCCGGCTCCCCGTCGTCCTCGTCATCGCACTCGCCGAGATCCCCGTCTTCGGGCGGCTGCTGCGCGGCGGGATCCTCGTCCAGCGGGAGCGCGAGTACGTCACCGCCGCCCGGGTCGGGGGCAGTTCCGGCCCCCGGGTGCTGGTCCGGCACATCCTGCCCAACGCCGCCGACCCCCTCATCGTCCAGATCGCCGTATCGCTGACCGTCGCCGTCTTCATCGAGGGCGCCATGAGCTTCCTCGGCGTGGGCGTACGGCCACCGGAGCCCACGCTCGGAGCCGTACTGAGCCAGTCCATGCCCTACCTCGCCCAGGCTCCGCACTTCGCGGCGGGCCCACTGATCACCGTGACCGCGCTCGTCCTCGGACTCTCACTCATCGCCGAGGCGCTCAACCGGGAGATACGCCGATGA
- a CDS encoding ABC transporter ATP-binding protein → MTAQELLQVRDLGVEFTAPDGSALRAVRGVSFSLRRGETLAVVGESGSGKSTTALALTRMLPGTGRITTGSVHLDGRDLAAATEAELRAVRGARIGMIFQDPMTALNPVLTAGRHLDEVLRAHGNHDRAARRARAVELLDRVGISDPHRRTEDHPHQFSGGQRQRILIAMALAGEPDILLADEPTTALDATVQDQILTLLADLNRETGTALVLITHNMGVVARACERVLVMYGGTVVEDGPTAEVLTRPRHPYTAGLLAAVPRLATPSGTRLTGIPGSPPDPALLGEGCAFADRCTLVEDRCRTGTPPLAESAGGVRVACLPAAGRTEPLTAPATPAPIDRPAPGAVVLEAHDLRKTYRGRGFTALDGVSLTLAAGETLGIVGESGSGKSTLARVLAHAHPADGGTLRLRGEDVTRPSRRALHAVRRQVQMVFQDPYASLNPRMTVGQIVAEPLIAFGLGDRDEREERVADLLRRAGLDPDAAHRHPRAFSGGQRQRIGIARALAPEPSVLICDEPVSALDVSVQAQIVGLLTDLQRDLGLALVFIAHDLAVVRQVSHRIAVMHRGRIVESGSADEVCEHPRDPYTRALLAAVPEPVPAAARATRTRKAGVLA, encoded by the coding sequence ATGACCGCCCAGGAGCTGCTGCAGGTCCGCGACCTCGGCGTCGAGTTCACCGCCCCGGACGGCTCGGCGCTGCGCGCCGTGCGCGGGGTCTCCTTCAGTCTGCGCCGGGGCGAGACGCTGGCCGTCGTCGGGGAATCCGGCTCCGGCAAGTCCACCACCGCGCTGGCGCTCACCCGGATGCTGCCCGGCACCGGCCGCATCACCACCGGCTCGGTCCACCTGGACGGCCGGGACCTGGCCGCCGCGACCGAGGCCGAGCTGCGCGCGGTGCGCGGCGCCCGCATCGGCATGATCTTCCAGGACCCGATGACAGCGCTCAACCCCGTCCTGACGGCAGGCCGCCACCTCGACGAGGTGCTCCGTGCCCACGGGAACCACGACCGTGCGGCGCGCAGGGCCCGCGCCGTCGAACTCCTCGACCGGGTCGGCATTTCCGACCCCCACCGCCGGACCGAGGACCATCCGCACCAGTTCTCCGGTGGTCAGCGCCAGCGCATCCTCATCGCCATGGCGCTGGCGGGCGAGCCCGACATCCTGCTCGCCGACGAACCGACGACCGCGCTCGACGCCACCGTCCAGGACCAGATCCTCACCCTGCTGGCCGACCTCAACCGGGAGACCGGCACAGCCCTTGTCCTCATCACGCACAACATGGGTGTCGTCGCCCGCGCCTGCGAGCGCGTCCTGGTCATGTACGGCGGCACGGTCGTCGAGGACGGACCCACCGCCGAGGTGCTCACCCGCCCCCGCCACCCGTACACCGCGGGCCTCCTCGCCGCGGTACCCCGGCTGGCCACCCCCTCCGGCACCCGGCTCACGGGAATCCCCGGCAGCCCGCCCGATCCGGCCCTCCTCGGCGAGGGCTGCGCCTTCGCCGACCGCTGCACCCTCGTCGAGGACCGCTGCCGTACGGGAACACCACCGCTCGCCGAGTCGGCGGGCGGTGTACGGGTGGCCTGCCTGCCCGCCGCCGGGCGCACCGAACCACTGACCGCACCCGCCACGCCCGCTCCCATCGACCGTCCCGCACCGGGGGCAGTCGTCCTGGAGGCCCACGACCTGCGCAAGACGTACCGGGGGCGCGGATTCACCGCACTCGACGGAGTGTCCCTGACCCTCGCCGCCGGGGAGACCCTCGGCATCGTCGGCGAGTCCGGCTCCGGGAAGTCCACCCTGGCCCGGGTGCTGGCGCACGCCCATCCCGCGGACGGCGGCACCCTGCGGCTGCGCGGCGAGGACGTCACCAGGCCCTCGCGCCGCGCACTGCACGCGGTGCGCCGACAGGTGCAGATGGTGTTCCAGGATCCGTACGCCTCCCTCAACCCCCGCATGACGGTCGGTCAGATCGTGGCCGAACCCCTGATCGCCTTCGGCCTCGGCGACCGGGACGAACGGGAGGAGCGGGTGGCGGACCTGCTTCGCCGGGCCGGCCTGGACCCGGACGCCGCCCATCGGCATCCGCGCGCCTTCTCCGGAGGCCAGCGCCAGCGCATCGGCATCGCCCGGGCACTCGCCCCCGAACCGTCCGTGCTCATCTGCGACGAACCCGTCTCCGCCCTCGACGTCTCCGTCCAGGCACAGATCGTCGGCCTCCTCACCGACCTCCAGCGCGACCTCGGCCTCGCCCTGGTCTTCATCGCGCACGACCTCGCGGTGGTCCGCCAGGTCAGCCACCGCATCGCCGTCATGCACCGGGGCCGGATCGTGGAGAGCGGCAGCGCCGACGAGGTGTGCGAACACCCCCGGGACCCGTACACCCGCGCCCTGCTGGCCGCGGTCCCCGAACCCGTACCCGCGGCCGCTCGTGCCACGCGCACCCGGAAGGCCGGAGTCCTCGCGTGA
- a CDS encoding FAD-dependent oxidoreductase, producing MTYAITQTCCSDATCVAVCPVNCIHPTPEEREFGSTEMLHVDPATCIDCGACADACPVDAIFPVDSLFGAQNEYAAINAAYFADRPAAPAPAGPNFHAWGEPSFTRGVPSDFAPIRVAVVGTGPAGMYAAEDILLHTNAEVTLIDRLPVAGGLVRYGVAPDHPATKGVGETFARFHSHPRVRMQLGLQVGKDITAGELAAHHDAVIYAVGASTGRRLGIPGEDLPGSIPATSFVSWYNAHPDVEPEAVSLSTERVVVAGNGNVALDVARILVADPAALARTDIADHALAVLRDSKVREVVVLGRRGPEDVACTASELLALKHLPGVDLVVDDHDPRISARIDAAAPGEKAALLRDVARERTDWSRPPAAGRRIVFRFHSAPVEVLGDDGVAAVRVTAETGEQDIPAGLLLRAVGYRGVPVPGLPFDDATGTVPHEDGRVTGMPGTYVVGWIKRGPSGGIGANRTCAAETVGALLADAVEGRLPSPAQPPKAFRRLAQQRSLHVVDARGLAAIDRAELARGRALGRPRVKFGTVPALIAASKSGRGRSSG from the coding sequence ATGACCTACGCCATCACCCAGACCTGCTGCAGCGACGCCACCTGCGTCGCCGTGTGCCCCGTCAACTGCATCCACCCGACCCCCGAGGAACGGGAGTTCGGCAGTACGGAGATGCTCCACGTCGACCCGGCGACCTGCATCGACTGCGGCGCCTGCGCCGACGCCTGCCCGGTCGACGCGATCTTCCCGGTGGACAGCCTCTTCGGGGCGCAGAATGAGTACGCGGCCATCAACGCCGCCTACTTCGCGGACAGGCCGGCCGCCCCGGCCCCGGCGGGGCCGAACTTCCACGCCTGGGGCGAGCCCTCGTTCACGCGCGGCGTGCCGTCCGACTTCGCGCCGATCCGGGTGGCGGTCGTCGGCACCGGGCCGGCCGGCATGTACGCCGCCGAGGACATCCTGCTGCACACCAACGCCGAGGTGACGCTGATCGACCGGCTGCCGGTGGCGGGCGGCCTCGTCCGGTACGGCGTCGCGCCCGACCACCCCGCGACCAAGGGGGTGGGCGAGACCTTCGCGCGCTTCCACTCCCACCCCCGCGTCCGCATGCAGCTGGGCCTCCAGGTCGGCAAGGACATCACCGCCGGTGAACTCGCGGCGCACCATGACGCGGTGATCTACGCGGTCGGCGCCTCGACGGGCCGCCGCCTCGGCATCCCGGGCGAGGACCTGCCGGGCAGCATCCCGGCCACCTCGTTCGTGTCCTGGTACAACGCCCACCCGGACGTCGAACCGGAGGCCGTGAGCCTGTCCACCGAGCGGGTGGTCGTCGCCGGCAACGGAAACGTGGCTCTCGACGTCGCGCGCATCCTCGTGGCGGATCCCGCCGCGCTGGCGCGCACCGACATCGCCGACCACGCGCTGGCCGTCCTGCGGGACTCGAAGGTGCGCGAGGTCGTCGTGCTCGGACGGCGCGGTCCCGAGGATGTGGCCTGTACGGCCTCCGAGTTGCTCGCGCTCAAGCATCTGCCGGGCGTGGACCTGGTCGTCGACGACCACGATCCGAGGATCAGCGCGCGGATCGACGCGGCTGCGCCCGGCGAGAAGGCCGCCCTGCTGCGGGACGTCGCCCGCGAGAGGACCGACTGGTCGCGCCCCCCGGCAGCGGGCCGGCGCATCGTCTTCCGCTTCCACTCCGCCCCCGTGGAAGTGCTCGGCGACGACGGTGTCGCGGCCGTGCGCGTGACGGCTGAGACGGGCGAGCAGGACATACCGGCCGGCCTGCTCCTGCGGGCGGTCGGCTACCGCGGCGTTCCGGTGCCGGGCCTGCCCTTCGACGACGCGACCGGCACCGTGCCGCACGAGGACGGCCGGGTGACGGGAATGCCCGGAACGTATGTGGTCGGCTGGATCAAGCGCGGGCCCTCAGGAGGCATCGGAGCCAACCGCACCTGCGCGGCCGAGACCGTCGGCGCTCTTCTGGCCGACGCCGTCGAGGGCCGGCTCCCTTCGCCCGCGCAGCCGCCCAAGGCCTTCCGCCGCCTCGCCCAGCAGCGCTCCCTCCATGTCGTCGACGCCCGGGGACTGGCCGCCATCGACCGTGCCGAGCTGGCACGCGGTCGCGCCCTCGGCCGCCCGCGCGTCAAGTTCGGCACCGTGCCGGCGCTCATCGCGGCGTCGAAGAGCGGACGTGGGCGATCGTCCGGCTGA